DNA sequence from the Aliidongia dinghuensis genome:
CGGACTCACTGGTGCCGCATACCTGAAGCACCTCGAGCCCGCGGGCGAGTGCCGTGATGAAGTCCCTGTCGGTCGGGCCGATTTTTGCGTCCATGGGCGCTAGATAGAATGAGCACCGCCGCGCTGCCAAGTGTCGGATCGACGGGCGGGTGTTGGGGGCGCGGTCACGCGAAGCGTCAACGCCGTCAGCCGTCATTTCCCCCGTCGAGCGCCAGCTTCACATGCACGGGTTGCGGCATGTCCGAGGGAGGCCGGCCGATCGCGTGCCGTTCGAGGATCGCATGCAGATCCGCGTCGGCTTGCCGGTCCTGGAGCGGCTGAAACTCGAGACGCGCGACCTTGCCTTCCGCATCCACCCACACTTGAATGAAGAGAGCGTTTGATTGAGAGCCCTCGACGACCCTGGTCTTGAGGAACTGGCGGAAGCGATCCGCTGTCGGGTCATCGGCTTCCAGGCGTGCCTTGAACTGGTCCTGGACCAGTTGGGCAAACTGAGCCCACGAAGCCGGTACGGCCTGAGCCGGATGGTGGGCGGTCGGATGGTCGTCGTGCGTGCGGAAAGGGGGCGTGTAAACGACGGATGACGGCCGGAGTGCGAGCATCACGACGCCGCCGGCCAGGAATACGGCAACCAACAACAAGAATCGGTTTAGACGCCCATCCATTTCCGACAGTTTCCACAACTACGGCTTCGGCTTCGCGGCGACGGATCGCGTCGCCGCCGTTGGCCGTTTCCGAAGCTCCTGCCTATAAGACACTTTCGGCGATCCAAAAGCGAAGCACCGCGGGTGCTTTTTCTTGTGCCCGCTGCAACGGCGAGAGAATCGTGACCGGATCGGCGCCACCGTAGGATGGCTGTCAAGGCTCCGATCGCCGCGGCGAGCGCTGTCGGCGAATCGCCTGACGCTGTCCCGGAGCGGCGACGGCCTACTTGAACTCCTTGAGCTTGAGCTTGGTCCGGTGGTCGGCTGGTGCCGTGCCGAAGCCGGTATCGACGCCGCGGAAATAGTCCTTCTGCCATTTGGCCGCTTGTGCTGCGGAGCCCGGAACCTGCAGTTCCTTGTTGAACTGGGCGCGGTCGGCCGACCATTTCGTGTAGGCGTCGAGCACCTCGGGATCTTCCGCCATCGACCGGAACTCGGGTTCGACCCGCTCGACGAGGCCGCGCTCGATCGGGAACAGGCAGCAGAACGGCTCGCCCTCGGCGAAGGTGATCGGCTGATTGGCCCGGGTGAACTTCCAGTTCATGGTGAAGGTGAAGGGCGACCAGTCGGTCTCGACCACGCCGCTCATCGGCTGGATCGCGTCCTTGAACATGTTGGTCGGCCCGCCGACCCACAGGTCATAGCCGGGCTCGGTGCGGAACAGGCCGGTGACGTGGAAGGTCAGGATACCCTGGCCGAAATGGCTGAGCGCGGGGGGCGTGGTGCCGCTGGTGCTGGGGCTGGTGATGACCGCGTCGGTGCCGGCGCCGCCGGTCCAGAAGGCGGCGAACCCGACCGGGTTCAGGATCTGCCAGCCGTGCGAATTGGCGATGTTAAGCGGCAGGCAGCGATAGGCGAAGCCCTCCGGCGTCGCCGACATCCAGTCGCGCTCGACCGGCGCCGTGCGGATGAGCGGCGGCGCGCCCGATGTCGGATAGCAGATGAGGCGCATGGGCGGCGGCGATTGGGCCTTCTCGTCGCTCATTGCGGCACGGCCGGTGCCACGGTTTCGATCAGGCCGCGCGCGGTCGGGATCGGCGCCGGATGGCGCAGCAGCTCCACCGCCTCCTGGGCCGGCACCGGTCGGCCGGTGAGGAAGCCCTGGACGACCCGGCATTTGAGCGCGCGCAGCACGGTCAGCTGCTCGCGCGTCTCGACGCCCTCCGCGACCACGTCCAGCCCCAGCTCGGCGGCAAGCGAGATGATGGCGGAGGCGACGGCGCGGCTCGCCCGGTCCCAGTCGACATCCTTGGTGAAGGCGCGGTCGATCTTGAGCGTGGAGATCGGCAGGCGGTTGAGGCTGGCAAGGCTCGAATAGCCCGTACCGAAATCATCCATCGCCACCTTGATGCCGGCTTCGGTGAGCGACGTCACGATGCGGCAGACCCGGTCGAAGTCATCGATCATGGTGCTCTCGGTAATCTCGATCTCCATCAGCCCATCCGGCAGGTCGAACTGCTTGTATGCGGTCAAATGCTCCTCGAGCAGGTCGCCCAGGAACTCGCGTGGCGAGACGTTGATCGCGATCGGCACCGGGTGGAGCCCGGCGTCGAGCCATTCGCGCTGGTGGCGGCCGACCGCCTCGAACACCCAGCGGGTCAAGGGGCCGATCATGCCCGCCTCCTCGGCCAGATTGACGAAAGTGACCGGCGGCAGCATGCCGCGCTCGGGATGCAGCCAGCGCACCAGCGCCTCGAACCCGACCAGCCGATAGTCGGGCAGCGAGACCTTCGGCTGGAAATGCAGCACGAGCTCGCCGGCCGGAATGGCGCGGCGCAGGTCGGTCTCGAGGTCGAACCGATTCTTGGCGTTGCCGTGCAGGTCGCGGTCGAAGAAGGCGAAATGGTTGCCGCCCAGCTGCTTCGCGGTCTGCAGCGCCGCTTCGGCCGCGCGCATGAGCTCGCTCGGCTGGTAGCCGTCGTCGGGAAAGATCGAGATGCCGACGGACGCGGTCAGCTCGTGCGGGATGTCGTTGAGCCGGAACGGCGTGCGGCACAGGTCGAGCAGCCGGCCGGCTGCGCGATAGGCGCTCTCGGTGCTGAGGCTGGGTTCGGCGATCATCACGAACCGGTTGCCCGACAGGTGGCCCGCTACCTCGTGGCCATGGCGCATGAGGCCGATGCGCCGGCCGACCTCGGCCAGGAGCGCGTCGCCGGCGCCATGCCCCTGCGTCTCGTTGATCGTCTGGAACCGGTCGACGCCGAATGTCAGCACCGGCAGCTTGCGGCCGTCGGCGCGGGCGTTGTCGACCGCGGCCTCGATCAGGCTTTCGATGAGCGCGCGGTTGGGCAGGCCGGTCAGCTTGTCGTGCGTCACCATGCGGGCGAGCTCGTGCTCGTGCTGCCGCGCATCGGTCACGTCGAGGCTGAGCCCGATCGTGCCGCGGTACCGGCCGTCCTTGTCGAACAGCGGCTGGCCGCGCACCTGGATCCAGCGATATTCCCCGTCGTATCGGCGGTTGCGGATCTCTGCGCGCAGGGGTTGATGGTTTTCGAGATGGTGGGCGAGCGACGCATCGAGCGGCACGAGATCGTCGGGGTGGATCGTCTCGCGCCAGCCGTTGTTCAGCAATTCCGCCGAACTCTTGCCGGTGAAGGCGAGAGTTGCCTGATTGACATAAACGCAGGCCTGATTCTCGTCGGTCATCCAGATCATGGCCGGGATGTTTTCCAGCAAGTGCCAGAGAAAATCGCGATCCAGCTCCGGTTCGCCCATGGGTTCTCTTTCCCCTCGCGCAAGGACGGCGGAGTCTATCTTCAATCCGGTAGGGAAATAAAGCAGCCTTGTCGGCTCTGGCGGTTCAAATCCTGCGGCCGAGATAGCGCACCACGGCCGACGGGCCGCGGTGCTTGCTCCCCTCAGCGAGAAGTACGGTGCCCTCGAGCAGCTCAACCGTTTCGAGCATCCTGAAATCGTCGGCAAGCGCCTCGGCATCGTAGAGCAGGGGGCGCTGCGTCAGGCCAGCCGACGGCGGGCTGCCTGCCGCCGGGTCAGCCTGGCGCCGCTGAAACGCCTCGACGAGCGCCAGGCCGCCGGGCCTGAGGCTCCTGGCCATCGCGCCATGGATGCGCCGGCGCTGCTCGACCGGGACATGGACGAAGATCTCGACCGCAAGGTCGAACCGGTCCTGCGGCCAGTCCCAGCGCGTCAGGTCGGCCACGATGGTCTCGATCCGGCAGCCGCGTTCATCCGCGAGGCGGCGCGCCTTGTCGAGGCCGACCGGCGAGATGTCGACAAGCGTCACGTCGAGGCCGAGGCGGGCGAGCCAGACTGCGTTGCGTCCCTCGCCGTCCCCGACCGCAAGCGCCCGCTGCCCGGCGGCAAAGCGATGGGCCTGAGACAGCAGATAGGCGTTGGGCTCCGTGCCGAACAAATAATCCTCGGACGCGTAGCGCGCATCCCACAGCGCCTGCTCGTCGCTCACTGCTTCAGATCCGCGATCGAGAGATCGATGTTGCCGTCGGGCGAGAGGCGGCGCTCGCGGATGCGGCGCTCGACCGCCTGCTCGAAGCGGGCGCGTTCCAGGTGAAAGGCTTCGACGCAGGCTTCCGGCGTCGGGCTTACGGGCAGCAGGGACTGGAACAGGCTGCGTGGCACGCGGATTTGGCCGCGATATTCGCCGACCTCGACGGAGAAGACGACGGCGCGCAGTTCGTCATCCCATTCGGCATCGTCAGGGAAAGTGAAGATCGGCATGATGGCGAAGATGCCGTCATGCCGGCGCGCTGTCTAGCGGACGCGCTTAGTGCAGCACCATCAGCGTCAGGAAGCCGAAGAAGATGGCTGCGACGCCAGCCAGGCCGATCACATCCGCGAATTCGTGAAGCCGCTTCATGGGAACCCTCCTCAAGGGAACCGCGAAACGACTTATTTTCTCTCCGGTTCGCTCCGGAGGGAAGGCGGATTCGATTCCGCACTGCGGTATAATTGTAGGTCTAGAACATCGTCTCCAGCACGCGGTCCGGCGGCCGGTGGCCGTCGACGAAGGTCTTGATGTTGATGATGACCTTCTCGCCCATGTCGATGCGGCCCTCGATGGTGGCCGAGCCCATGTGCGGCAGCAGCACAACGTTCTGCAGCTTCAGGAGCTTGGGATTGACCGCCGGCTCGTGCTCGAACACGTCGAGTGCCGCGCCGGCAAGCTCGTCGGCGACCAGCATGCGGGTCAGCGCGTTCTCGTCGATCACCTCGCCGCGCGCCGTGTTGACGACATAGGCATGGCGCTGCAGCAGCTTGAGGCGCCGCGCCGATAGCAGATGGTATGTGGCCGGCGTGTGCGGGCAGTTGACCGAGACGATGTCCATGCGGGCCAGCATCTGGTCGAGGCTTTCCCAGTAGGTCGCCTCCAGCTGCGCCTCGACCTCGGGCAGGACGCGCCGCCGGTTGTGGTAATGGATCGACAGGCCGAAGCCCTTGGCGCGGCGGGCGAGTGCCGTGCCGATGCGGCCCATGCCGACGATGCCGAGCCGTTTCCCCCAGATGCGGTGGCCCAGCATGTGCGTCGGGCCCCAGCCGGTCCATTTGTCCGAGCGGATAAGCCGTTCGCCCTCGGACAGGCGGCGCGCAACCGCGAGGATGAGTGCCATGGTCATGTCGGCGGTATCCTCGGTCAGCACGCCCGGCGTGTTGGTGACCGTAATGCCGCGCTGGCGCGCCGAGGCGAGATCGATATGGTCGACGCCGGTGCCGAACGAGGCGATCAGCTTCAGCTGCGGGCCGGACAGTGACAACACGGCGGAATCGATCCGGTCGGTCACGGTCGGCACCAGCACCTCGGCGGTCTTGGCCGCCTCGATGAGCTCGGCCTGGGTCAGCGGCCGGTCGTCGAGATTGAGACGGGCGTCGAACAGCTCCATCATCCGGGTCTCGATCGGTTCCGGCAGCTTGCGCGTGACGACGACGATGGTGCGTTTTTTCTGCATGGAATTTCCCGTCCCGACGAGGCCCACCCCCCAAGGCCATATCAGCGGGCATCCATCTTTGTCCAGGCCTGCCGCAGCGTATGTTTCTCCTGAAGCGCCTGCTTGACCCGGACCGCCCCCGCGCTTAACAAGAATTTCGCTGGGGGTGAGTGGGAATTCAGGGTGGAACGGTCTGGTCTTTGGGGTTCCGTCGCCCGCGTGACGGCTGGGGTGATCGTGCTGGCAATGCTCGCTTGCGGCACAGGCCTCGCCGCCGACAAGATTCCACGCCCGAAGGTGAAGCCGCCGGTGCCGCCGGCCACCCAGCCAGCGCCCCCGCCCGCGGCAAACGCGCCCACTGCCAATGCTCCCTCTGCGACCGGCGGCGACGGCAAGACGCCGCCCGCCGCTGCAGACAAGCCCAAGGCCGACAAACCGGCGCGCTCCTCCCACGAGACCGGGCTGCCGACGCCGCGCTTTGCCTCCATGCGCAAGGGCGAGGCCAATCTCCGCGTCGGGCCCGGCTATCGCTTCCCGATCGACTGGGTGCTGACGCGCAAGGACATGCCGGTCGAGATCCTGGCCGAGAACGACGTCTGGCGGCAGATCCGCGACTGGGAGGGCACGGTCGGCTGGGTGCTGTCTTCGCAATTGAGCGGCCGGCGGATGGTCATCGTGAAGGGCCAGGTCGGCACGCTGCGCAGCGATCCGGCGGCGACCGCGGCGCCGGTCGCCCATATCGAGCCGGGCGTCATCGGCAAGCTCATGGAATGCCCGGTGCCGGGCGACTGGTGCCGGGTCGAGGTCGAGGACATCCGCGGCTGGATCCCCCGCAGCGAGGTGTTCGGCGTCTATCCGAACGAGGCCTATCCCGCGCCATGAGCGCCGCGCTCTCCGACGATATGTCGGCCAGCGAGTCGCTGGGCGATGAGTATGGCGATGCGGAGCTCTACGACGCCGAGAACGGCTGGGGGCCGGACGACGATTTCTACCACTCGCTCGCAGCCGAGACTGGCGGGCCGATCCTCGATCTCGCGTGCGGCACCGGTCGGCTCGCCCGCGCGCTGGCGGCGGACGGGCATCGCGTCGTCGGGCTCGATCTCGCCCCGGCCATGATTGCGCGGGCACGGGGGCTCGATCCCGAAGGCACCGTCGAATGGCATCAGGCGGACGCCACGCGCTTTGCGCTCGGCCGGCAGTTCCGTCTGATTGTCATGACGGCGCACGCGTTCCAGCATGTGCTGGGCGCCCAGGCGCAGGCGGCGCTGTTCGCGCGGATTACGGATCACTTGGCGCCTGACGGCATCTTCGCGTTCGAGACGCGCAATCCTGGCCAGCAGGACTATGCCGACGGCTCCGATTTCAAGCTCTGGCGCCGCTTCGTCGATCCGCGGCGCGGACCGGTCGAGGTCT
Encoded proteins:
- a CDS encoding class I SAM-dependent methyltransferase codes for the protein MSAALSDDMSASESLGDEYGDAELYDAENGWGPDDDFYHSLAAETGGPILDLACGTGRLARALAADGHRVVGLDLAPAMIARARGLDPEGTVEWHQADATRFALGRQFRLIVMTAHAFQHVLGAQAQAALFARITDHLAPDGIFAFETRNPGQQDYADGSDFKLWRRFVDPRRGPVEVWVASALDTVTGIDHVTLVRRFADGMERRTAAQLQYTAAATLEARLGQAGLAVATRYGDFGREPYGPASPEIVTLARPAAAGRLLRD
- a CDS encoding sensor domain-containing protein, whose product is MGEPELDRDFLWHLLENIPAMIWMTDENQACVYVNQATLAFTGKSSAELLNNGWRETIHPDDLVPLDASLAHHLENHQPLRAEIRNRRYDGEYRWIQVRGQPLFDKDGRYRGTIGLSLDVTDARQHEHELARMVTHDKLTGLPNRALIESLIEAAVDNARADGRKLPVLTFGVDRFQTINETQGHGAGDALLAEVGRRIGLMRHGHEVAGHLSGNRFVMIAEPSLSTESAYRAAGRLLDLCRTPFRLNDIPHELTASVGISIFPDDGYQPSELMRAAEAALQTAKQLGGNHFAFFDRDLHGNAKNRFDLETDLRRAIPAGELVLHFQPKVSLPDYRLVGFEALVRWLHPERGMLPPVTFVNLAEEAGMIGPLTRWVFEAVGRHQREWLDAGLHPVPIAINVSPREFLGDLLEEHLTAYKQFDLPDGLMEIEITESTMIDDFDRVCRIVTSLTEAGIKVAMDDFGTGYSSLASLNRLPISTLKIDRAFTKDVDWDRASRAVASAIISLAAELGLDVVAEGVETREQLTVLRALKCRVVQGFLTGRPVPAQEAVELLRHPAPIPTARGLIETVAPAVPQ
- a CDS encoding DUF6065 family protein; its protein translation is MSDEKAQSPPPMRLICYPTSGAPPLIRTAPVERDWMSATPEGFAYRCLPLNIANSHGWQILNPVGFAAFWTGGAGTDAVITSPSTSGTTPPALSHFGQGILTFHVTGLFRTEPGYDLWVGGPTNMFKDAIQPMSGVVETDWSPFTFTMNWKFTRANQPITFAEGEPFCCLFPIERGLVERVEPEFRSMAEDPEVLDAYTKWSADRAQFNKELQVPGSAAQAAKWQKDYFRGVDTGFGTAPADHRTKLKLKEFK
- a CDS encoding 2-hydroxyacid dehydrogenase — its product is MQKKRTIVVVTRKLPEPIETRMMELFDARLNLDDRPLTQAELIEAAKTAEVLVPTVTDRIDSAVLSLSGPQLKLIASFGTGVDHIDLASARQRGITVTNTPGVLTEDTADMTMALILAVARRLSEGERLIRSDKWTGWGPTHMLGHRIWGKRLGIVGMGRIGTALARRAKGFGLSIHYHNRRRVLPEVEAQLEATYWESLDQMLARMDIVSVNCPHTPATYHLLSARRLKLLQRHAYVVNTARGEVIDENALTRMLVADELAGAALDVFEHEPAVNPKLLKLQNVVLLPHMGSATIEGRIDMGEKVIINIKTFVDGHRPPDRVLETMF
- a CDS encoding DUF1488 family protein codes for the protein MPIFTFPDDAEWDDELRAVVFSVEVGEYRGQIRVPRSLFQSLLPVSPTPEACVEAFHLERARFEQAVERRIRERRLSPDGNIDLSIADLKQ
- a CDS encoding SAM-dependent methyltransferase; translation: MSDEQALWDARYASEDYLFGTEPNAYLLSQAHRFAAGQRALAVGDGEGRNAVWLARLGLDVTLVDISPVGLDKARRLADERGCRIETIVADLTRWDWPQDRFDLAVEIFVHVPVEQRRRIHGAMARSLRPGGLALVEAFQRRQADPAAGSPPSAGLTQRPLLYDAEALADDFRMLETVELLEGTVLLAEGSKHRGPSAVVRYLGRRI
- a CDS encoding SH3 domain-containing protein, producing MERSGLWGSVARVTAGVIVLAMLACGTGLAADKIPRPKVKPPVPPATQPAPPPAANAPTANAPSATGGDGKTPPAAADKPKADKPARSSHETGLPTPRFASMRKGEANLRVGPGYRFPIDWVLTRKDMPVEILAENDVWRQIRDWEGTVGWVLSSQLSGRRMVIVKGQVGTLRSDPAATAAPVAHIEPGVIGKLMECPVPGDWCRVEVEDIRGWIPRSEVFGVYPNEAYPAP